A window of Candidatus Nitrospira allomarina genomic DNA:
CCACACAAAGTATTCATATTGAAATTACCTTTCGTTTAAAAAAGAATACTAAGTCAGATCTCTATGAAATGTAGTAGTGAGCCAGGGAGCTAACTGAGGAGACAGTTGAGCGTCGATCCACAGAATTAAGAGGTAACCATGGGATGGTTCACACGCGTACTGGCAAATTTAAGACAGGCTTGAATATCTTCCGCTTCTAAATCGGGCAATTCTTCTAGGACTTGTTGAGGGGTGAGCCCGTTCCCCAAGAGGTCAAGGACATCCGTCACACGAATCCGCATTCCCCGGATACAGGGACGGCCACCGCATTGGTCAACGTTCACAGTAATACGTTCTGCAATAGTAGACATATTTTTCCCCTCCCTCGGGATTATACCAGAGAGTAAATGAAGAGCATCCAGACAAATTTAAAAGAGACCATTCAGGGATGGCTAAAATCAATCTGAAAATGGGAAATTTGACTGCGGGATAGATGGACTATAGTTATTCCTAATATTTTCCAAAGGCTTCTTTTCTTTGGTATGCCGGTAAAGCGGCCGTTCCACATTGAATGTCCTGAGAGACCTTAGCCTTCCCATTGTCCGACGCCTGCCGCCCGGTCCCATGGGCGGACGCTCTCATCACTCGGCGGGCCTTGTTTGAGTGCAACGAGTTGGCCCGCCCTCCTCTCCGTTGCGTCCGTCCATTCTAATGTGACCGGACGGGGCGTCAATGGTTTTGGCTACTTTTGCCGAAACAAAAGTGGCTCGGCAGCCAGGACGAAACCCGGCATCTCTGATCATTCCAGTTTGGGGAATTGTGTGCCAGAAAGAAACGGAAATTATTTGGTACGACTATAGCTTCTGCCAGTTATCATGGCCGACATCTGACCCACTTTTCGGTTTCTACGGCGAAAAAGACGATTGTTGAAAGAAGGAGACAGAGGCCGAGTTGGTCCAGGGTTAAGGGTATGGTATGGAAGATGGGATTGAGAATAGGCACGTAGATGGTGGCTATCTGAAGGGCGAAGGTGAGAACCACGGCTCCCAATACCCAGAGATTGGTCAACGGTCCCCGCTGAATAAATGATTCCTGCTCCGCACGAATCGCCAACACATGGCCCATTTGGGAGAGGGTGAGGACGGTAAACACCATGGTTTGCCATTCTCCCTGATCGGCCTCGTAAGCCCACATTTCAGTAGCCAGCGATACACCACCCATGAGTAGTCCTACCCACAAAATGTGTTGCCAGAGGCCACCGGCAAAGATGCTTTCATTCGGCGGGCGGGGAGGGCGCTGCATGATGTTGCGCTCTTCGGGTTCCATGGCGAGGGCGAGGCCGGGTAAGCCGTCTGTGACAAGATTGATCCATAAGATTTGAATCGGAAGCAGGGGAATCGGCAGGCCGAATAAGGGTGCCAGGAAAATCGTCCAGATTTCTCCGGAATTGCTCGTCATCGTATATTTCACAAACTTGCGGATGTTGTCATAGATCCGGCGTCCGTCCCGGACGGCGGTGACGATGGTCGCAAAGTTATCATCCAGCAAAATCATGTCGGAGGCTTCACGGGCTACGTCTGTGCCGGTTTGCCCCATCGCAATGCCGATGTTGGCCTGGTTCAACGCGGGGGCGTCATTCACCCCATCGCCGGTCATCGCGACAAACTCTCCCCTGGTTTGCAGGGTTTTGACGATGGCAATTTTTTGCGTGGGTGTAATGCGGGCATAGACGCGAATATGCTCCACCAGTTGCGCCAGCTCTTCGGGGGAACTGTGTTCCAATTCCTGGCCGGTCAGCACCGTGGTGTCCTTATTGATAATTCCAACGCGTGAGGCAATGGCCTGGGCGGTGCCGGGGTGATCGCCGGTGATCATGACTGGGGTGATCCCTGCCGATTGGCAGAGGGCGACCGCCTTCGCGGCTTCTTCCCGTGGCGGATCCATCATGCCGACTAATCCGAGGAAGATGAGTTCGCGTTCGACAGTCGAGGAAGTCATTTCCGTGGGTGCTTGATCCCATTGCCGATAGGCCACCGCCAAAACCCGCAAGCCTTCATTGGCCATCTGTTCGGCCTGCTCTAATAGATGGTCGAGATGTAGTGACTGAGGGCCGGTCTGTGTGAGCATGGATTGGCAAAGCGGAAAAAGTTTTTCCGGCGATCCTTTGGTAAAAGAGATGGTGCCCTTCGGCATTCGATGCATTGTCGTCATACATTGGCGATCTGAGTCGAAGGGGATTTCTTCTATGCGAGGATTTGTGGACTCTAATGTGCTTTTGTCATACCCCGCCTCCACCGCCGCCAGATACAATGCCACTTCGGTGGGATCACCCAAGGTCTGGCCTTCGGGCTGTGCCTTTGCATCGTTGTTGAGCGCCAACCCCAGAAAAAACAGATGAATGGGATTGTGGAGGTCGGCTTCGCTGTCGGGTTGTCTACCCGCAGATGGGCGCAGTATGTTCCCGGCCACCGACATCTGCTCCACCCGCATGGAGTTTTGTGTGAGCGTGCCTGTTTTATCAGAGCAGATATAGGTGACGGAGCCTAAGGTTTCTACGGCGGGCAGTCGCCGGATCAACGCCTGCTTTCGCGCCATTTTTCGTGCGCCCAAGGCCAGCGAAATGGTGACGACGGCTGGTAAGGCTTCAGGAATCGCGGCCACGGCCAGACTCACGGCCGTCAGGAACATGAGCACCGGCGGCTCACCCCGCCAGACGCCCACAGCAAACAACACAATACAGATTGCCAGAACGGCCAGCGCGAGGCGTCGTCCAAACACCGCCAGGCGTTGTTGCAAGGGCGTTTTGATGTCTTCGTCCTTATGCAGGAGCGACGCGATTTGTCCTAGCTCGGTCTTTAGTCCGGTGCCAATGACGATTCCTGTGCCGCGACCGTATGTGAGGAGCGTGCCTTTATAGGCCACATTCCGTCGATCACCCAGGGAAAGTTTCGGATCGTCCAGCGGGTCGGTCTGTTTGTCCACCGGGACGCTCTCGCCTGTGAGCGCCGATTCATCCACTTTAAGTTGAACGGCTTCGATGAGGCGAAGGTCGGCAGGGATGAGGTCTCCGGCTTCCAGCAGGACGATGTCGCCCGGTACCACATCGAGCGTGGAGAGCGAGGCGACCTGCTGCTCACGTAGAACCCGCGTTGTAGGCGTGGCGAGCTTTTTAATAGCCTGCATGGCCCGGTCGGCCCGATATTCCTGCACGAACCCGATGATCCCGTTGAGCACCACAATGATGACAATTGCCAGGGCATCCAAACGCTCACCCAATATGCCCGAGACAATGGCGGCCCCAATAAGCACCAGGATCATAAAATCGGTGAATTGATCAACGAAGATTCGCGCGAGACTGCGCTGGCGGTGTTCGGGAATGGTGTTTTGGCCATGCTGTTGCAACCGGCGGCGGGCTTCCCCGGCATTCAGCCCCGTGTAAGGATCGACTCCCAGCCGTTGACTGACATCCGGGTAAGAAAGAGTATGCCAGACCGTGTCGCTTGGCGATGGGGAAGGGGTCTCCGTGCGGTTGTTGGACTCGTTGGTCATCTTTAGTAGTGCGGCTTCAGGTGTGTCTGAAGTGTTGCTGATCGTGAGTGGCAAAACATCTTAGATTCCAATTATTCAGACAGGAGAGAACCCGTCATGCTTTGATTAGGCCTGCATTAAATTGTCATTCTGAGCCCATGGCGAAGAATCTGTGCCCAGATTGAAGATGCCACGGCTTAGTCAGATCCTTCGTTTCACTCAGAATGACATGGGTTTGTCGTCTGCGTGTTTCATATTGATCATTTCCCATTGAGCATGGCTTGGCTGACCCGGGAAATTTATTCAGTTACCCCTCTTTAATTTGATACATCTCATGGCATGCCAGGCATCTGGTCGTGATAGTCGACAGGCGTTGAAGAATGTCCTGTGATGTCGTGCCCCCGGTGATCGCATCCGCCAATTCGTCAAAATCCCGATGCACGGACATTCCGAGCTGTTTCATGGGTAGCGGAAGTTTAAGCATGAGCGCTGGATTGTCATCCACGGCCATTTTCATTCCTGCGGAGCGGGCGGCCGCTGCAGCCTGAGCATGCCCTTGGGTCTGATCTGTATCACTCACGCCCGTCACGACTCCATGCACAGCCCGTAAGAGTTGTCGCATTTCCGTCAGAATAAAGTCGCGTTCGGCAGGAGCCAGAAGCACGGCCGTTCGGTCGTCGGCTGAAGGGGTCGTCTCGCCTTTCACAAAAAACCAGCCCAGCACGCCGGCGCTTCCTATCCAGAGCACAAGAGTAATCCGGCAGAGATTTTTTGAAAATGATCCTGAAGATGACAACTGGGCCTCCTTAACTTTTAAATAATGTGTTGATCCGGAATCTGTGGAAATATTGTCCTGCTGTCTTCAGGAGCCAATTCTTTTCCTCAATCCACTGGGGCATTTTTCTACATGACCCATGATTTGGACTGTACCTCATTTCCCCAATATTCCGGTTCCTGGTTCTGGGCCTGCCCAAGATTGCTGAGGTTTTGCTAGTTGAATCTAATATTTCAAACTCAAACGGAATAAGGCATATCTCTTGCCAAATAGATTATGAGTGAGTGATAGCGACAGGGATACATTCAGGTGTATTAATGGGAGGCCGATGATCCAAATCCGTATTCATGGCAGAGGAGGGCAGGGCGTGGTGACTGCTGCTGAGCTGCTGGCGTTAGCGGCATTCCGGGATGGGAAGGAGGCGCAGGCCTTCCCTAGTTTTGGATCTGAACGGACCGGTGCGCCGGTAACCGCATTCTGCCGGATAAATTCTCATCCCATTCGCAGTCGGGAGCCGGTCTATCATCCGAATGTCTTGCTCATAGGGGACTCTACCCTGCTGCATCAGGTGGATGTCTTTGCCGGATTGGCTGCGTCAGCCTTCGTTCTCATTAATTCCACACGAGATGTCCACGCGCTTCATCTTACGGACTTTGTCATTCAACATCCCGGAGTGCAGATGCATACACTTCCGGCATCCGATCTGGCCTTGAAACAACTTGGGCGACCGTTTGCCAATATTGGGATGGTGGCCGGTTATGCGGCCCTGACCGGGGAAGTCAGCAAAGCTTCCGTGAATCAGGCGATCACAGAAAAGTTTCCGGGAAGAATTGGAGAATTGAACGGGGCAGTGGCCGCAGAGGTATATGATTATGTTGCGGCAAACCTGGCCAAGGTGTAATTCAATCGAGGAATCAACAAACGACCATGAAACATCATATTGAAGGATCTCAAGCCGTGGCCCACGCTGTGGCCCTCTGTCGGCCTGAAGTGATGGCTTGTTATCCGATTTCTCCCCAAACCCATATTGTCGAAACCCTTTCACGCAAGGTGAAAGCGGGAGAAGTCGGCAATTGCCAATTCCTGAATGTCGAGTCCGAGTTTGGTGCGCTTAGTGTGCTAATCGGCGCCTCGGCCATGGGTGCGCGAACCTATACCGCGACGACGAGCCAGGGACTCTTGTTCATGGCCGAAGCGGTTTATAACGCGGCGGGATTGGGTCTCCCCATTGTCATGACGATCGCCAATCGCGCCCTCGGCGCCCCGATCAATATCTGGAACGATCATTCTGACAGCATGTCCATGCGGGATGCCGGCTGGATTCAATTATTTGCCGAAGATAATCAAGAAGCCGTCGATCTCCACATTCAAGCCTTTCGCCTGGCCGAGGAACTGAGTTGCCCGGTGATGGTGTGTATGGATGGCTATATTCTTACCCATGCCTATGAGGTGGTTGATCTTCCCACGCAAGAGCAGGTGGATGCCTACGTGCCGGCATTTGAACCGGTTCAAGTGTTAGACCCGCAGGAACCTGTGTCCATTGGCGCCATGGTCGGACCGGAAGCCTTTGCCGAGGTGCGGTATCTCGCCCATCACAAACATCTGCGAGCGTTAGAGGCGATTCCACGACTCTCTCAGGGTTTTCAGGACATCTTTCAGCGAAGTTCCGGTGGACTGTTGAAGGCCTATCACACGGATGAGGCTGATACCATTTTGCTGGCACTGGGATCGGTGAACGGTACCATTAAAGACGCGGTGGATGATTTGCGGAAAGAAGGATGGCCGGTCGGTTCTATTGCGCTCTGTGCGTTTCGACCCTTCCCCTCTCATGCTCTTCGCCATGTTGTTCAGAATGCCAAGCGGATCATTGTTTTTGAAAAAGACCTGGCAGTGGGTAAGGGGGGCATCGTGTCCAGCGATGTGAAGATGGCACTTCGGGGATTACCAACTATTGTGGATACGGTGATCGCGGGACTTGGAGGTCGCCCCATTCCTCAAGCCTCGGTCATGGATACGGTGAAGCAGGCATGCCTGGAGGGTCTGGAGGAACCTCATTTCCTCGATCTGAATTGGGACGCCAT
This region includes:
- a CDS encoding DUF433 domain-containing protein; amino-acid sequence: MSTIAERITVNVDQCGGRPCIRGMRIRVTDVLDLLGNGLTPQQVLEELPDLEAEDIQACLKFASTRVNHPMVTS
- a CDS encoding cation-translocating P-type ATPase, producing MTNESNNRTETPSPSPSDTVWHTLSYPDVSQRLGVDPYTGLNAGEARRRLQQHGQNTIPEHRQRSLARIFVDQFTDFMILVLIGAAIVSGILGERLDALAIVIIVVLNGIIGFVQEYRADRAMQAIKKLATPTTRVLREQQVASLSTLDVVPGDIVLLEAGDLIPADLRLIEAVQLKVDESALTGESVPVDKQTDPLDDPKLSLGDRRNVAYKGTLLTYGRGTGIVIGTGLKTELGQIASLLHKDEDIKTPLQQRLAVFGRRLALAVLAICIVLFAVGVWRGEPPVLMFLTAVSLAVAAIPEALPAVVTISLALGARKMARKQALIRRLPAVETLGSVTYICSDKTGTLTQNSMRVEQMSVAGNILRPSAGRQPDSEADLHNPIHLFFLGLALNNDAKAQPEGQTLGDPTEVALYLAAVEAGYDKSTLESTNPRIEEIPFDSDRQCMTTMHRMPKGTISFTKGSPEKLFPLCQSMLTQTGPQSLHLDHLLEQAEQMANEGLRVLAVAYRQWDQAPTEMTSSTVERELIFLGLVGMMDPPREEAAKAVALCQSAGITPVMITGDHPGTAQAIASRVGIINKDTTVLTGQELEHSSPEELAQLVEHIRVYARITPTQKIAIVKTLQTRGEFVAMTGDGVNDAPALNQANIGIAMGQTGTDVAREASDMILLDDNFATIVTAVRDGRRIYDNIRKFVKYTMTSNSGEIWTIFLAPLFGLPIPLLPIQILWINLVTDGLPGLALAMEPEERNIMQRPPRPPNESIFAGGLWQHILWVGLLMGGVSLATEMWAYEADQGEWQTMVFTVLTLSQMGHVLAIRAEQESFIQRGPLTNLWVLGAVVLTFALQIATIYVPILNPIFHTIPLTLDQLGLCLLLSTIVFFAVETEKWVRCRP
- a CDS encoding 2-oxoacid:acceptor oxidoreductase family protein; its protein translation is MIQIRIHGRGGQGVVTAAELLALAAFRDGKEAQAFPSFGSERTGAPVTAFCRINSHPIRSREPVYHPNVLLIGDSTLLHQVDVFAGLAASAFVLINSTRDVHALHLTDFVIQHPGVQMHTLPASDLALKQLGRPFANIGMVAGYAALTGEVSKASVNQAITEKFPGRIGELNGAVAAEVYDYVAANLAKV
- the porA gene encoding pyruvate ferredoxin oxidoreductase, which translates into the protein MKHHIEGSQAVAHAVALCRPEVMACYPISPQTHIVETLSRKVKAGEVGNCQFLNVESEFGALSVLIGASAMGARTYTATTSQGLLFMAEAVYNAAGLGLPIVMTIANRALGAPINIWNDHSDSMSMRDAGWIQLFAEDNQEAVDLHIQAFRLAEELSCPVMVCMDGYILTHAYEVVDLPTQEQVDAYVPAFEPVQVLDPQEPVSIGAMVGPEAFAEVRYLAHHKHLRALEAIPRLSQGFQDIFQRSSGGLLKAYHTDEADTILLALGSVNGTIKDAVDDLRKEGWPVGSIALCAFRPFPSHALRHVVQNAKRIIVFEKDLAVGKGGIVSSDVKMALRGLPTIVDTVIAGLGGRPIPQASVMDTVKQACLEGLEEPHFLDLNWDAINRELTRQQAQRRSGPTAENILREIGAPGASPI